A single window of Agromyces sp. Leaf222 DNA harbors:
- a CDS encoding Gfo/Idh/MocA family protein, translated as MTSLAVAVIGAGYWGPNLARNFHANDQWRLAAICDLDLERAQALAARYNGARASSSIDEVLADPAIDAVAIATPARTHHGIALAALAAGKHVVVEKPIADSSERAREMVDAARTAGLVLMTDHTYCYTPAVLKIRELIEAGELGDILFVDSVRVNLGLVQPDVDVFWDLAPHDLSIIDFVLPGGLVPQSAAATGGDPLGAGKACVGYLALPLADGAVAHVHVNWLSPTKIRQMIIGGSRRTLVWDDLNPQQRLSVYDRGVDLQTQALDRIERATATVSYRLGDTWAPALTEREALDAMVSEFAAAIHGGRAPRTDGDAGLRVLAVLEAASRSLASGGGAVPIVDAIQLTGELA; from the coding sequence GTGACCAGCCTTGCCGTCGCCGTCATCGGCGCCGGGTACTGGGGCCCCAACCTCGCCCGGAACTTCCACGCGAACGACCAGTGGCGCCTCGCCGCCATCTGCGACCTCGACCTCGAGCGCGCGCAGGCTCTCGCAGCGCGCTACAACGGCGCCCGCGCTTCATCCTCGATCGACGAGGTGCTCGCCGATCCCGCCATCGACGCGGTCGCCATCGCGACGCCGGCCCGCACCCACCACGGCATCGCGCTCGCCGCGCTCGCCGCGGGCAAGCACGTCGTCGTCGAGAAGCCGATCGCGGACTCGAGCGAGCGGGCACGGGAGATGGTGGACGCCGCTCGCACCGCCGGCCTCGTGCTGATGACCGACCACACGTACTGCTACACGCCGGCCGTGCTGAAGATCCGCGAGCTGATCGAAGCGGGCGAGCTCGGCGACATCCTCTTCGTGGACTCCGTTCGCGTGAACCTCGGACTCGTGCAGCCCGACGTCGACGTCTTCTGGGATCTCGCGCCGCACGATCTCTCGATCATCGACTTCGTGCTGCCCGGCGGCCTCGTGCCGCAGTCGGCGGCGGCGACCGGTGGCGATCCCCTCGGTGCAGGCAAGGCCTGCGTCGGGTACCTTGCGCTGCCCCTCGCCGACGGCGCCGTCGCCCACGTGCACGTCAACTGGCTGAGCCCGACCAAGATCCGCCAGATGATCATCGGCGGATCGCGCCGCACGCTCGTCTGGGACGACCTCAATCCGCAGCAGCGGCTGAGCGTGTACGACCGCGGCGTCGACCTGCAGACGCAGGCGCTCGACCGCATCGAGCGTGCGACCGCGACCGTGTCGTATCGGCTCGGCGACACCTGGGCGCCGGCGCTGACCGAACGGGAGGCGCTCGACGCGATGGTGTCGGAGTTCGCGGCGGCGATCCACGGCGGTCGCGCTCCGCGCACCGACGGCGACGCCGGACTCCGGGTGCTCGCGGTGCTCGAGGCCGCGAGCCGGAGCCTCGCATCGGGAGGCGGCGCGGTGCCCATCGTCGATGCGATTCAACTGACTGGAGAGCTGGCATGA
- a CDS encoding NAD-dependent epimerase/dehydratase family protein: MTELQGANVFVTGGAGTIGSTLVDQLLEAGVEHVDVLDNLVRGRIGNLEPALATGRVTLVDGDIRDRDLVHDLTRGKDVVFHQAAIRITQCAEEPRLALEVLVDGTFNVVEAAAEHRVGKLIAASSASVYGMAETFPTDERHHHENNDTLYGAAKTFNEGLVRSFRAMQGLDYVLLRYFNVYGPRMDVHGLYTEVLVRWMERIADGKPPLIFGDGQQTMDFVCVPDIARANVLAARSDIVEGTYNIASGTETSLLGLAEALLRAMGSDLGVEHGPERAVNGVARRLADTGAARRDLGFESTIGLEDGLRQLVEWWAPLRDEIAAGRQVAVA; encoded by the coding sequence ATGACCGAACTGCAGGGTGCGAACGTCTTCGTGACCGGTGGCGCAGGCACGATCGGGTCGACGCTCGTCGACCAGCTCCTCGAGGCCGGCGTCGAGCACGTCGACGTGCTCGACAACCTCGTGCGCGGTCGCATCGGGAACCTCGAACCCGCGCTCGCGACCGGCCGCGTCACGCTCGTCGACGGGGACATCCGCGACCGCGACCTCGTGCACGACCTCACGCGCGGCAAGGACGTCGTGTTCCACCAGGCCGCGATCCGCATCACGCAATGCGCCGAGGAGCCGCGGCTCGCCCTCGAGGTGCTCGTCGACGGCACGTTCAACGTGGTCGAGGCGGCTGCGGAGCACCGGGTCGGCAAGCTCATCGCCGCGTCGAGCGCCTCGGTGTACGGCATGGCCGAGACGTTCCCGACCGACGAACGCCACCACCACGAGAACAACGACACGCTCTACGGTGCGGCGAAGACGTTCAACGAGGGCCTCGTGCGCAGCTTCCGGGCGATGCAGGGCCTCGACTACGTGCTGCTCAGGTACTTCAACGTCTACGGCCCGCGCATGGACGTGCACGGCCTCTACACCGAGGTGCTGGTGCGGTGGATGGAGCGCATCGCCGATGGCAAGCCCCCGCTGATCTTCGGCGACGGGCAGCAGACCATGGACTTCGTGTGCGTGCCCGACATCGCGCGCGCCAACGTGCTGGCCGCGCGCAGCGACATCGTCGAGGGCACCTACAACATCGCGAGTGGCACCGAGACGAGCCTGCTGGGGCTCGCCGAGGCGCTCCTGCGGGCGATGGGCAGCGACCTCGGGGTCGAGCACGGCCCGGAGCGCGCGGTCAACGGCGTCGCACGCCGACTCGCCGACACCGGCGCCGCGAGGCGGGATCTCGGGTTCGAGTCGACGATCGGACTCGAGGACGGCCTGCGGCAGCTCGTCGAGTGGTGGGCCCCGTTGCGCGACGAGATCGCCGCCGGCCGACAGGTGGCCGTCGCATGA
- a CDS encoding DegT/DnrJ/EryC1/StrS aminotransferase family protein has product MSVAALPRINVMKPWLGDEEVAAVTEVIESGWVAQGPRVAAFELAFAEAMQAGEAVAVSNCTTALHLALVVAGIGAGDDVVVPSFSFVATSNAPTYVGARPVFADVDASTGNVTAETIAAALTPATRAVIVVDQGGIPVDLVPIRALCDPKGIVVIEDAACGAGSTYRGRPVGAGADLAAWSFHPRKILTTGEGGMLTTSNPEWAARARRLREHAMSVSAAARHASLVSPPEEYAEIGFNFRMTDLQAAVGIVQLGKLDGVVTRRRENAARYRAELAGVAGIRVVDDPAWGTSNFQSLWLEVGDEYPLDREGLLVALAEAGVSARRGIMAAHRQPAYAGHDGGTASLEVTERLTDHTLILPLFHQMEAAELDRVVAVVREAGGR; this is encoded by the coding sequence ATGAGCGTCGCCGCGCTGCCGCGGATCAACGTGATGAAGCCCTGGCTCGGCGACGAGGAGGTCGCCGCGGTCACCGAGGTGATCGAATCCGGCTGGGTCGCGCAGGGGCCGAGGGTCGCCGCGTTCGAGCTGGCCTTCGCCGAGGCGATGCAGGCCGGAGAGGCCGTCGCCGTGTCGAACTGCACCACCGCGCTGCATCTCGCGCTCGTGGTCGCGGGCATCGGCGCCGGCGACGACGTCGTCGTGCCGAGCTTCTCGTTCGTCGCGACCTCGAACGCGCCCACCTACGTCGGCGCCCGACCGGTGTTCGCCGACGTCGATGCGTCGACCGGCAACGTCACCGCAGAGACGATCGCCGCCGCGCTCACCCCGGCGACGCGCGCCGTCATCGTCGTCGACCAGGGCGGCATCCCGGTCGACCTCGTCCCGATCCGTGCGCTGTGCGACCCGAAGGGCATCGTCGTCATCGAGGATGCCGCGTGCGGCGCCGGGTCGACCTACCGCGGTCGCCCGGTCGGTGCGGGCGCCGATCTCGCCGCGTGGTCGTTCCACCCTCGCAAGATCCTCACGACCGGCGAGGGCGGCATGCTCACCACGAGCAATCCCGAGTGGGCCGCACGTGCTCGTCGGCTGCGCGAGCACGCGATGAGCGTGTCGGCGGCGGCCCGCCATGCGAGCCTCGTCTCCCCGCCCGAGGAGTACGCCGAGATCGGCTTCAACTTCCGCATGACCGACCTGCAGGCCGCGGTCGGCATCGTGCAGCTCGGCAAGCTCGACGGCGTCGTGACCCGTCGGCGCGAGAACGCCGCGCGGTACCGTGCCGAGCTCGCCGGGGTCGCGGGCATCCGGGTCGTGGACGACCCGGCGTGGGGCACGAGCAACTTCCAGTCGCTGTGGCTCGAGGTCGGCGACGAGTACCCGCTCGATCGCGAGGGCCTCCTGGTCGCGCTCGCCGAGGCCGGGGTCTCCGCCCGTCGCGGCATCATGGCCGCCCACCGCCAGCCCGCCTATGCAGGCCACGACGGCGGCACCGCGAGCCTCGAGGTCACCGAGCGACTCACCGACCACACGCTCATCCTGCCGCTCTTCCACCAGATGGAGGCAGCCGAGCTCGATCGCGTCGTCGCCGTCGTCCGCGAAGCCGGGGGTCGCTGA
- a CDS encoding NeuD/PglB/VioB family sugar acetyltransferase: MPSVLLVGASGLAREVAPVLREAGRDLLGVLDDRHAELPRTIAGAPVLGGIDEVAMYPDAEVLVCVGSGLARAAIVERMSRLGVDAGRYATAIDPSVRNPAGSPVGVGSILLAGVTITADAVVGAHVVAMPGVVITHDCLVDDFATLAAGVALGGGVRVGRGAYLGMNASVRPGTSVGPAATVGMGAVVLADVPGSETWAGVPARQLGVTT, from the coding sequence ATGCCGTCCGTCCTGCTCGTCGGCGCGAGCGGACTGGCGCGGGAGGTCGCACCGGTGCTGCGCGAGGCGGGCCGCGACCTGCTCGGCGTGCTCGACGACCGGCACGCGGAGCTGCCGCGGACGATCGCCGGCGCGCCCGTGCTCGGCGGCATCGACGAGGTCGCGATGTACCCCGATGCCGAGGTGCTCGTGTGCGTCGGTTCGGGGCTCGCGCGCGCCGCGATCGTCGAGCGGATGTCGCGCCTCGGCGTCGATGCCGGTCGGTATGCGACGGCGATCGACCCGTCGGTGCGCAATCCGGCCGGAAGCCCCGTCGGCGTCGGTTCCATCCTCCTCGCCGGCGTGACGATCACGGCCGACGCGGTGGTGGGTGCGCACGTCGTCGCCATGCCGGGCGTCGTGATCACGCACGACTGCCTGGTCGACGACTTCGCGACGCTCGCGGCGGGGGTCGCGCTGGGCGGTGGCGTGCGCGTCGGCCGGGGCGCGTACCTCGGCATGAACGCGTCCGTGCGGCCCGGGACATCCGTCGGGCCCGCTGCGACCGTCGGCATGGGGGCCGTGGTGCTCGCCGACGTGCCCGGATCCGAGACCTGGGCCGGCGTGCCCGCACGACAGCTGGGAGTGACGACATGA
- a CDS encoding DegT/DnrJ/EryC1/StrS aminotransferase family protein codes for MSADIRVKVPFLDLAAQSAEIADEVLPVWQAQLTGAMFIGGPEVAAFEREYAEYIGVEHCIGVANGTDAVELALRSVGIGPGDEVIVPVNTFIATAEAVTRIGATPVFVDVDDEHLLIDPDAVEAAVTHRTRAIVPVHLYGQTAPLEALVGLAARQGLAIVEDAAQSQGAASTLGRAGALGHVAATSFYPGKNLGAAGDAGAVLTDDPVIADFVRNYAAHGSSVKYVHDRAGINSRLDALQAPVLRAKLRRLEGWNAARRAAAARYGELLSDVPGVRVPSTRAGNDDVWHLYVVRVDERDRVLAELGRAGIGAAIHYPTPLHLTAAYASLGYREGQFPVAEAAARDILSLPMHPHLTAEQQSHVVRALASAVTISAVA; via the coding sequence ATGAGCGCCGACATCCGCGTGAAGGTGCCGTTCCTCGACCTCGCGGCCCAGTCGGCCGAGATCGCCGATGAGGTGCTGCCGGTCTGGCAGGCCCAGCTCACCGGAGCGATGTTCATCGGCGGACCCGAGGTGGCCGCATTCGAACGCGAGTACGCCGAGTACATCGGCGTCGAGCACTGCATCGGCGTGGCCAACGGCACGGATGCCGTCGAACTCGCCCTCCGCTCCGTCGGCATCGGGCCGGGCGACGAGGTCATCGTGCCCGTGAACACGTTCATCGCGACGGCCGAGGCCGTGACCCGCATCGGCGCGACGCCGGTCTTCGTCGACGTCGACGACGAGCACCTGCTCATCGACCCCGACGCGGTCGAGGCGGCGGTCACGCACCGCACGAGGGCGATCGTGCCCGTGCACCTCTACGGGCAGACGGCGCCGCTCGAGGCGCTCGTCGGGCTCGCGGCGCGACAGGGCCTCGCGATCGTCGAGGACGCAGCCCAGTCGCAGGGCGCCGCGTCGACGCTCGGCCGCGCCGGTGCGCTCGGGCACGTCGCCGCGACGAGCTTCTACCCGGGCAAGAACCTGGGTGCCGCCGGAGACGCGGGCGCGGTGCTCACCGATGACCCCGTGATCGCCGACTTCGTGCGCAACTACGCCGCGCACGGCAGTTCGGTGAAGTACGTGCACGATCGCGCCGGCATCAACTCGCGTCTCGACGCACTGCAGGCGCCGGTGCTCCGCGCCAAGCTGCGCCGCCTCGAGGGATGGAACGCGGCGCGCCGCGCCGCGGCCGCCCGCTACGGCGAACTCCTGTCCGATGTGCCCGGCGTCCGGGTCCCGTCCACCCGAGCCGGCAACGACGACGTCTGGCATCTCTACGTCGTGCGCGTGGACGAGCGCGACCGGGTGCTCGCCGAACTCGGCCGGGCCGGCATCGGCGCGGCCATCCACTATCCGACCCCGCTGCACCTCACGGCCGCCTACGCGTCGCTCGGCTACCGCGAAGGGCAGTTCCCGGTCGCCGAGGCGGCTGCACGCGACATCCTGTCGCTGCCGATGCACCCGCACCTGACGGCCGAGCAGCAGTCTCACGTCGTGCGAGCCCTGGCGTCCGCCGTGACGATCTCGGCGGTGGCCTGA
- a CDS encoding lipopolysaccharide biosynthesis protein yields the protein MAPKPPGASRALLWSFANTAISKLATLAIGVVLARLLGPEAFGTFAVAMVALLAVLSFNELGVSLAIVRWRSDPREIAPTVTTISVIGSALFFAAGFVAAPGFSVAMGAPDATPVVQLMLVSVLVNGVVATPAALLQREFRQGTRTIIDQVNTWLGAIISIVLALLGWGAMSLAIGRVVATVVSGAMFLIVSPLPYRFGWHRELAGRLLRFGLPLAGASIIVFAIGYADQFVAGALLGATVLGYYVLAFNLASWPVTMFSQPLRAVAPAAFARMQDRPDELSASFGAVFRALCALALPVCFLLAGAAEPIVELVYGESWLPAAAILRWLAIFAAVRIVFELSYDYLVVVGRTRWILVVQVVWLAVLVPSVWLGASWAGAAGIAIAQLVIGVVVVLPLYLWGLHRGGVALGAALRRSSVPLAVGLAVLAATYAVSASIADVVVACVVSGVIGLTGFVLAAALDRSAFREALHSWRRREDPTAEPSATEALT from the coding sequence ATGGCCCCCAAACCGCCCGGCGCCTCGCGTGCCCTCCTCTGGAGCTTCGCCAACACCGCGATCTCCAAGCTCGCGACGCTCGCCATCGGTGTCGTGCTCGCGCGCCTGCTCGGGCCGGAGGCGTTCGGCACGTTCGCAGTGGCGATGGTCGCGCTGCTCGCGGTGCTGAGTTTCAATGAGCTGGGCGTCAGCCTCGCGATCGTCCGCTGGAGGAGCGATCCACGGGAGATCGCGCCGACGGTCACCACCATCTCGGTGATCGGCAGCGCGCTGTTCTTCGCTGCGGGCTTCGTCGCGGCGCCCGGCTTCTCGGTGGCGATGGGAGCACCGGATGCGACGCCCGTCGTGCAGCTGATGCTGGTCAGCGTGCTCGTGAACGGCGTCGTCGCCACCCCAGCGGCCCTGCTCCAACGCGAGTTCCGGCAGGGCACGCGAACGATCATCGACCAGGTGAACACCTGGCTGGGGGCGATCATCTCGATCGTGCTCGCCCTGCTCGGCTGGGGGGCGATGAGCCTCGCGATCGGCCGGGTCGTGGCGACCGTTGTCTCCGGCGCGATGTTCCTCATCGTCTCGCCGCTGCCGTACCGCTTCGGATGGCACCGAGAGCTCGCCGGCAGGCTGCTGCGGTTCGGACTGCCACTCGCCGGTGCGAGCATCATCGTGTTCGCGATCGGGTACGCCGACCAGTTCGTGGCCGGCGCGCTGCTCGGCGCGACCGTACTCGGCTACTACGTGCTCGCGTTCAACCTCGCGAGCTGGCCGGTCACGATGTTCTCGCAGCCGCTGCGTGCCGTGGCGCCCGCCGCGTTCGCCCGCATGCAGGATCGTCCCGATGAACTCTCGGCCTCGTTCGGCGCCGTCTTCCGCGCGCTCTGCGCGCTCGCCCTCCCCGTGTGCTTTCTGCTCGCGGGTGCTGCGGAACCGATCGTCGAGCTCGTGTACGGCGAGAGCTGGCTGCCTGCGGCGGCGATCCTGCGCTGGCTCGCGATCTTCGCGGCCGTGCGCATCGTGTTCGAGTTGAGCTACGACTACCTCGTCGTCGTGGGCCGGACGAGATGGATCCTGGTCGTGCAGGTCGTCTGGCTCGCGGTGCTCGTGCCCTCGGTCTGGCTCGGCGCGTCGTGGGCCGGCGCAGCGGGCATCGCCATCGCGCAGCTCGTGATCGGCGTGGTGGTCGTACTGCCGCTCTACCTGTGGGGTCTGCACCGTGGCGGGGTCGCTCTCGGCGCCGCGTTGCGTCGAAGCTCGGTGCCGCTCGCCGTCGGCCTCGCGGTGCTCGCGGCGACCTACGCCGTGTCGGCGAGCATCGCCGATGTAGTCGTCGCCTGCGTCGTCTCGGGCGTCATCGGGCTCACCGGGTTCGTCCTCGCCGCCGCGCTCGATCGTTCCGCCTTCCGCGAGGCGCTTCATTCCTGGCGTCGGCGCGAAGATCCGACGGCCGAGCCGAGTGCGACGGAGGCCCTGACATGA
- a CDS encoding glycosyltransferase family 4 protein yields the protein MRIVVYPHDLGIGGSQLNAIELAAAVRALGHEVLVFGRPGALVARIEACGLEFVEAPAPGKRPSPSVARALAHLVRDRGIDLVHGYEWPPILEGVLSMTMGREAAVVGTVMSMSVPTFIPRSIELVVGTEEIGAAERTAGRRRVHVLEPPVDLGHNEIASDPGVEAFRARFGLDGSRLVVVSVARFAHELKLEGTLTAIRSVGEVGRDSSEGELSPVSLVLVGDGPARAEIEAAASEANARHGDGTVVITGQLDDPRPAYAAADVALGMGGSALRALAYGKPLIVQGERGFWRTLTPESLAGFLWTGWYGIGDGAEGGGGAFRDALRPLLADPARRRELGEFGLRTVRERFSLERAAGLQLEVYLQALEGRGSGSAVLSESVALARYARYYGEKRALRALGRERLDDFNSRPVTARNRDRGA from the coding sequence ATGAGGATCGTCGTCTACCCGCACGACCTCGGCATCGGCGGCAGCCAGCTCAATGCGATCGAGCTCGCCGCAGCGGTGCGTGCCCTCGGCCACGAGGTCCTCGTCTTCGGGCGACCCGGCGCCCTGGTCGCGCGTATCGAGGCGTGCGGACTCGAGTTCGTCGAGGCGCCCGCGCCGGGCAAGCGTCCGTCACCGTCGGTCGCGCGCGCGCTCGCGCATCTGGTGCGGGATCGGGGCATCGACCTCGTGCACGGCTACGAATGGCCGCCGATCCTCGAGGGCGTGCTCTCGATGACGATGGGCCGTGAGGCGGCCGTGGTCGGCACGGTCATGTCGATGTCGGTGCCGACGTTCATCCCGAGAAGCATCGAGCTGGTCGTCGGCACCGAGGAGATCGGCGCGGCCGAGCGAACGGCGGGCCGCCGCAGGGTGCACGTCCTCGAACCTCCCGTCGACCTCGGACACAACGAAATCGCGTCCGATCCGGGTGTCGAGGCCTTCCGGGCACGGTTCGGCCTCGACGGCTCGCGGCTCGTCGTCGTGTCCGTCGCACGGTTCGCACACGAGCTCAAGCTCGAGGGCACGCTCACGGCCATCCGTTCCGTCGGCGAGGTGGGGCGGGACAGCTCCGAGGGCGAGCTGTCGCCCGTCTCGCTCGTGCTCGTCGGGGACGGACCTGCGCGTGCCGAGATCGAGGCCGCGGCATCCGAGGCCAACGCACGGCATGGTGACGGAACGGTGGTGATCACCGGGCAGCTCGACGACCCGCGCCCGGCATATGCGGCGGCGGACGTCGCGCTCGGTATGGGCGGTTCGGCGTTGCGCGCCCTCGCCTACGGCAAGCCGCTCATCGTGCAGGGCGAGCGCGGATTCTGGCGGACGCTCACGCCGGAGTCGCTCGCGGGCTTCCTCTGGACCGGGTGGTACGGCATCGGCGATGGTGCCGAGGGAGGCGGGGGTGCATTCCGGGATGCACTGCGGCCGCTCCTCGCCGATCCCGCTCGGCGGCGGGAGCTCGGCGAATTCGGACTGCGCACGGTGCGCGAGCGCTTCTCGCTCGAGCGCGCCGCCGGCCTTCAACTCGAGGTCTACCTGCAGGCCCTCGAGGGCCGGGGCAGCGGTTCCGCCGTGCTCTCCGAGTCGGTTGCGCTCGCGCGGTACGCGCGATACTACGGGGAGAAGCGCGCGCTTCGGGCCCTCGGTCGTGAACGTCTGGACGACTTCAATTCGCGGCCCGTCACCGCACGCAACCGGGATCGAGGTGCGTGA
- a CDS encoding glycosyltransferase: MRGTTDSASADPVPLVWFPGVGWDEVTGTDRLIVEAIARTRSVIWLDPPNRAGWDGWLRGSAPAFQTIGAVRRVQVPATLGVTRWPLRAVSRWLQHASFARATRALSGGVVVVANPLTRFPSSGRFTRVLYVTDDWIEGASMMGVSRRFVERMLHRNIREADAIAVVSPELVARIEALVPGVTEGRRVTVIPNGAPSTVADLHDRGRLPIAGVIGQLNERLDLAYLKAVVDAGIPLRLVGPRTDRQPEFSAELTRLMGHPLVDWRGAVAREEVPDHLAEIGVGLTPYADTPFNRASSPLKTLEYLAAGVGVVSTELPASRWFASPHVRVETSPASFACAVELALAARDDRALERDRREFAGAHSWDRRGASLVDLVERSGGRADRHVVAGGLR, translated from the coding sequence ATGCGCGGCACGACTGACTCGGCATCCGCCGATCCCGTTCCCCTGGTGTGGTTCCCCGGAGTCGGATGGGATGAGGTGACCGGTACGGATCGGCTCATCGTCGAAGCGATCGCCCGGACGCGTTCCGTGATCTGGCTCGACCCTCCCAACCGCGCGGGATGGGACGGTTGGCTTCGCGGATCCGCGCCGGCCTTCCAGACGATCGGCGCCGTCAGGCGCGTGCAGGTGCCCGCGACCCTCGGTGTCACGCGTTGGCCGCTGCGGGCGGTGTCGCGGTGGTTGCAGCACGCCTCGTTCGCGCGTGCGACGCGAGCCCTCTCCGGGGGAGTCGTGGTCGTCGCGAATCCGCTCACCCGGTTCCCGTCCTCTGGCAGGTTCACCCGGGTGCTGTACGTCACCGACGATTGGATCGAGGGAGCGTCGATGATGGGCGTGAGCAGGCGGTTCGTCGAACGCATGCTCCACCGGAACATCCGCGAGGCCGACGCCATCGCGGTCGTGAGCCCAGAGCTCGTGGCGCGAATCGAGGCCTTGGTGCCCGGCGTAACCGAGGGGCGCCGCGTCACGGTCATCCCGAACGGTGCGCCGTCGACGGTTGCCGACCTGCACGACCGCGGCCGTCTCCCGATCGCCGGCGTCATCGGCCAGCTCAACGAACGGCTCGACCTCGCCTACCTGAAGGCCGTCGTGGACGCGGGGATTCCGCTGCGGCTCGTCGGCCCGCGCACCGATCGCCAGCCGGAGTTCTCGGCGGAACTCACGCGATTGATGGGGCATCCGCTCGTCGATTGGCGCGGCGCCGTGGCTCGAGAGGAGGTGCCCGACCATCTCGCCGAGATCGGCGTCGGGCTGACGCCGTACGCGGACACGCCGTTCAATCGGGCGAGCTCGCCCTTGAAGACCCTCGAGTACCTCGCCGCGGGCGTCGGCGTGGTGTCGACCGAACTGCCGGCGTCGCGGTGGTTCGCGTCGCCGCACGTGCGGGTCGAGACGAGCCCCGCCTCGTTCGCCTGTGCGGTCGAGCTGGCCCTCGCCGCGCGCGATGATCGGGCGCTCGAGCGGGATCGACGCGAGTTCGCCGGAGCTCACAGCTGGGACCGACGCGGGGCGTCGCTCGTCGACCTGGTCGAGCGGTCGGGTGGGCGGGCGGATCGTCACGTCGTCGCGGGAGGTCTGCGATGA
- a CDS encoding O-antigen ligase, with protein sequence MLSVYVVLLCVIPSGLTITVLASLGWPSLLWGLLLAFWWAVHQLMVVSRPVEHPSQPVRLVFAGLVLVALVSFAAAMLRGQPVDQVSPAMTSLLRLVSLGGVLFVAVDGIRTLEELRRLVNVLVVVVSLVAVLGLAQFVTGQEIIDAITIPGMSVNESGGAQVRGAFVRAVGTAINPLEYAALLCMVFPFALAFALRTRPGPRLSFARAVRLLPLALISIATLISASRSALLGLLVAIVGMLPALSRKLRTGVVIGGLMLAAIVMVAVPGMFSTMLAQFVEVDDDPSAQSRTNALAKLPDFIAASPFVGTGFGTFLSRYYIFDNAWALWTIELGILGLVGLLSLVCCAMWSAFHARTVTDDPEIRLLGQAAGVSVLTAAVIFAGFDGFSFPISSGLFFVCVGLCAAVRSVAAFDAAAKAGGPVGDLAEDHEIRS encoded by the coding sequence ATGCTGAGCGTGTACGTGGTGCTGCTGTGCGTCATCCCGTCGGGCCTGACGATCACGGTCCTCGCGTCGCTCGGTTGGCCGTCACTGCTGTGGGGGTTGCTGCTCGCCTTCTGGTGGGCCGTGCATCAACTCATGGTCGTCTCCCGCCCGGTGGAGCATCCTTCCCAGCCGGTCCGGCTGGTGTTCGCCGGGCTGGTGCTGGTCGCCCTGGTGAGCTTCGCTGCCGCGATGCTGCGCGGCCAGCCCGTGGACCAGGTGAGCCCCGCGATGACGAGCCTGCTGCGGCTCGTGTCATTGGGCGGTGTCCTGTTCGTCGCCGTCGACGGCATCCGCACGCTCGAGGAACTCCGCCGACTCGTCAACGTGCTCGTGGTCGTCGTCTCGCTGGTCGCCGTGCTCGGCCTCGCCCAGTTCGTCACCGGGCAGGAGATCATCGACGCGATCACGATCCCAGGCATGAGCGTGAACGAATCCGGAGGGGCGCAGGTTCGAGGAGCGTTCGTCAGAGCGGTGGGCACCGCGATCAACCCGCTCGAGTACGCGGCCCTCCTGTGCATGGTCTTCCCATTCGCGCTCGCGTTCGCCTTGCGGACGAGACCGGGACCGCGGCTGTCGTTCGCGCGCGCCGTCCGGTTGCTTCCACTCGCCCTGATCAGCATTGCCACCCTGATCTCGGCCTCGCGCTCCGCGCTGCTCGGCCTCCTCGTGGCGATCGTCGGCATGCTGCCGGCACTGTCGAGGAAGTTGAGGACCGGGGTGGTGATCGGCGGCCTCATGCTCGCGGCGATCGTGATGGTCGCCGTGCCCGGAATGTTCTCGACGATGCTCGCGCAGTTCGTCGAGGTCGACGACGACCCGAGTGCGCAGTCCAGGACGAACGCCCTCGCGAAGTTGCCGGATTTCATCGCCGCCTCGCCGTTCGTCGGCACCGGCTTCGGCACGTTCCTCTCGCGGTACTACATCTTCGACAACGCGTGGGCGCTCTGGACCATCGAGCTGGGCATCCTCGGACTGGTCGGGCTCCTGTCACTCGTCTGCTGCGCGATGTGGTCGGCGTTCCATGCCCGCACCGTGACCGACGACCCCGAGATCCGCCTGCTCGGGCAGGCGGCGGGCGTGTCCGTGCTCACCGCTGCCGTGATCTTCGCTGGATTCGACGGGTTCTCGTTCCCGATTTCGAGCGGCCTGTTCTTCGTCTGCGTCGGCCTCTGCGCAGCGGTGCGCTCGGTCGCGGCCTTCGACGCCGCAGCCAAGGCAGGCGGGCCGGTGGGCGACCTCGCAGAGGACCACGAAATCAGGTCGTGA